In Anopheles gambiae chromosome 2, idAnoGambNW_F1_1, whole genome shotgun sequence, a single window of DNA contains:
- the LOC1278822 gene encoding unconventional myosin-IXa isoform X2 — translation MELNGTHTDSSELSSKYRHRDELTMGAERKEKRRSKIYYDDFVTLDTTVMLKVYVGALSLHYEALSVEASKQTTAEEIVSCIVERLGLTGNNYELAEVAGECKERRLSAHEKPVSVMLLWPMHSEKDFHRFYLREIQSDVPWLDSYGLDPQILRDFIPFLLQKENREYPDLCQLPDLNEATLLENLRQRFEAGHIYTYVGSILIAVNPFKFHPIYNPKYVRLYQNQRIGPILPPHIFAIADNAYYNMLKEKRNQCIVISGESGSGKTESTNFLLHHLTALSQKGAHGSGVEQTILSAGPVLEAFGNAKTAHNNNSSRFGKFIQVNYRENGMVQGAVVQKYLLEKSRIVSQGHYERNYHVFYYLLSGATDAERDALHLLPAEKYHYLNAKNLTLENCDEKYEFSRLKQSMEMVGFSAEKQRRLFNVLSAVLLLGNVEFFPKKSTYHHDESVQVRNPDVVGLISELLRVKQETLMSALTSKRVKASGETLIMQYKLPEAIAARDALAKCLYGALFDWIVLQVNHALLNKDQVLHTGHSIGVLDIFGFEDFGPQNSFEQLCINYANEHLQYYFNLHVFKYEQKEYKREGIKWTDIEFLDNYGCLQLFESKPSGLLCILDDLCNFPGATNETLLQKFNSVHKDNAFYEKPQRKENAFIIKHYAGKVKYQVAEMREKNLDLMRQDIVSVLKNSSMAFVRELVGADPVAVFRWAILRAFFRGYFAFRSAGIKHRKERADMSYNKLATKTRYRAPNDSIVRKLFCARRPVRDAGMLDRYRNYSTKSATAKGGQRERRKNWPKRISNAMSDITSGHSNNQACSPNSNLAYHRQSLGNAGYGAAGAASPGATGGTPRRSWSSFAFNNKNFPDGKLNYECNQQQDQTPQYHSKHLQSTAASSSSIYGSGGGGKSSANANSSASGAPNSGGVTGTGSGKGYGLGSAAARNRFERSGQDVMARASQIVMKNKSFRPRERPKKGLKNLQSVKTLSAGQNLSNQTSAIKTRKQPLTVTAQFQNSLIALMETLNQANPFFIRCIKSNPNKIPNQFDDATVTRQLRYTGMLETVRIRRAGYNVRLTYEEFIQLYRILLPKGLVSSQKDVRDFMSTMDLNKQHYQLGLTKIYMRESQKMRLDISLHTKIIDSIICIQRWFRAILQRKKYCQYRNAACTIQSYWRDYLREKQEKFTRKIRNHAATVIQATWRGYTVRKWYSKLKTGVLIIQARIRGNQARSRFKELLSKKLQRERAKLRSTQSLPVERPIGTTAAGGSYGGGGGGAGGGGSTYPEIVHAIEHRKKPIPAVGRSFETAIDIVNKNRALFADDSMSADFIDDDEDEEEEEEEETTGSRQATITATCGEEEEDEEDDEEGYEDLGLVDDPQYMANNRSALMHPVKTAAPVTTSPTVNSALLDRNEKYIKSLVISGGGGGGATASSSPSAGGGGGGNASSVGSSVSGAYQKAPLQRQEDVLDRPLRMYDIERASKSTFDDTELAKYRYERGGGVSSTVKLPVRRVDSGPSSVAGSGTGSGGSTMGRPGIQRFRYGDTASYGGSGMIRNQNHSNNSYSNSNVEIVFVNTGLDSVGAPAGSGGTGSLSSSPAARNLNRNSISSGTLTQTQVPPSLASSMRRDSLPLSHHLGTRTPGDEINSNYHMHQQQQQLQQQHQQQQQQQQQQQQQQHQHQQQPLSPSSSSVASHHQQSQTGSPMSHSPQSLPLVGSAGHIGNYQNLQFPPTSNYHQHHHHHQQSVYNNNAQPVSTGAKMVTSTPYGAAGSNSSYATGASASASSQRVSAAYPDDFAQNYYTTTTTTPKGKAAALLGTAKSEDSAVTNAGLGQSKYPLDRATLAKADSSDMVLSAGNKSAINQGAGNASGRRIKSTNLSEEQLVGSSGSSVSYHPGTGLTRRGPVGTSASGGSGNTSSTGVAGDTLKRRNSDPTNKIPLLEVNRGNDMYQSSTRINIAGHQFRKVQRINKAERCACCQEIDSFVNEGYRCLDCKVLVHTKCIQNGGIKSLQCAVAKRSKRIRTGGAGGGSGGLGGSSSKHDKHHPIGGGSASGQKISSTREYTDSTDKIISDAKELQLMQDFITQKICKMESDCEKPSEVDRVFKQALREFKDNLVAQYSVAHRQNSDVLNIKYRDLIANFEQVIETTSGRKNDFPLTMGVNAFRGFMNEFMNSRETEKPKTKRKKDKKRKHDDHTTFNGHTFQLTILNIATACEICQQFLLWPIERGLVCQNCKLTCHKKCYQKSASCNKIANADPNSLLGAGGSGSAVVAGGCGPDGQPLYGGGIPTKLFGVPLTALCGNSSDGVKIPAQINKLIMMIEMHGLYSEGIYRKSGVSSKIKDLKAKMDRAVTSADGGGGEMDFESYNVHVLTNVLKSFLREMPEPLLTFDRYDDFLRAADLSDGSDRVQTLLSLVKKIPPAHHCLFERLIFHLALVAKLEQYNRMSASSLAIVFAPCVLRTNRYVPAQDSLNDIGRQTKCMETLITQKMLNVKSTLADIDTLDTAAHTATARLSTLRSSKVFTQEEMANARGGSGIAVGGLLETETEEMLLEGHIQEIRKEKALLTSTLPSLARASSDDDLLSTDLDGEGGSLDDLSNSKEKDLDVSSGGGGGGGGGGGGGGSSNMISDSGISIRYQAPSDHGGSSNVSLNNDVPMAVSYSLRDQSGAGGAGGGGGGGASAAGMEYFHKMGPSSGASSAPGVKTKSLSHQTLLEREAFLRGSGSTSVSSPQSPTAATSVTASSTPSSSASAPSMMKSQQQNGNGANGSTGGASAGGASAAGSGTGGGGPGSGGSIASTATNSGAAGKRASDINLSHSMITLATTSHSLGGSTTSNSSSSGVGGSSGSTGSGSDLQRQKPISRSVSGGYEVSHHGSTVSGSGSGSTHASTNHRILIQASSALPITPGATIAASPSGSGSGATSTSASSSSINSANLHAKDNNGMGKDGLSSSGGNSSTTTTTKLVSRRMSAGTNKRSGGGAGPSGGSNSAAGGPGPPAGDDEPIMV, via the exons ATTCTATCTACGTGAAATACAAAGCGACGTTCCTTGGCTAGATAGTTACGGACTCGATCCACAGATACTTAGAGACTTTATACCGTTTCTGTTGCAGAAAGAAAATAGGGAATATCCTGACCTGTGCCAACTACCAG ATCTTAACGAAGCAACGCTACTCGAGAACCTTCGCCAGCGGTTTGAGGCCGGCCACATATACACGTACGTCGGCAGCATCCTGATCGCAGTCAATCCGTTCAAGTTTCATCCCATCTACAATCCAAAGTATGTGCGGCTCTACCAGAACCAGCGGATCGGGCCGATCCTGCCCCCGCACATCTTCGCCATCGCGGATAACGCTTACTACAACATGCTGAAGGAAAAACGAAACCAG TGTATCGTCATCAGCGGTGAGAGTGGTTCCGGCAAAACCGAAAGCACCAACTTCCTGCTTCACCATCTGACGGCCCTCTCGCAGAAAGGTGCCCATGGGTCCGGCGTAGAGCAGACCATCCTCAGTGCCGGACCCGTTCTGGAAGCGTTTGGCAATGCGAAAACggcgcacaacaacaacagcagccgtTTCGGCAAGTTCATCCAGGTAAACTACCGCGAGAATGGTATGGTGCAGGGCGCTGTGGTACAGAAGTATCTGCTCGAGAAGAGCCGAATCGTCTCACAAGGACACTACGAGCGCAACTACCACGTGTTTTACTATCTACTGTCGGGCGCAACCGATGCGGAGCGGGACGCACTGCATCTGCTGCCAGCGGAAAAGTACCACTACCTGAACGCAAAGAATCTCACGCTGGAAAACTGTGACGAAAAATACGAGTTCTCACGCCTGAAGCAGAGTATGGAGATGGTTGGCTTTTCGGCGGAGAAGCAGCGGCGCCTGTTCAACGTCCTGtcggccgtgctgctgctcggtaaCGTCGAGTTCTTCCCGAAAAAGTCCACCTACCACCACGACGAGAGTGTGCAGGTACGAAATCCGGATGTGGTGGGACTAATATCGGAGCTGCTGCGCGTTAAGCAGGAGACACTGATGTCGGCGCTCACGTCCAAGCGCGTGAAGGCCAGCGGCGAGACGCTGATCATGCAGTACAAGCTGCCGGAAGCGATTGCGGCACGGGACGCGCTAGCGAAGTGCCTTTACGGGGCGCTGTTCGATTGGATTGTGCTGCAGGTGAACCATGCGCTGCTGAACAAGGACCAGGTCCTGCATACGGGTCACTCGATCGGCGTGCTGGACATATTCGGCTTCGAGGATTTTGGGCCACAGAACAGCTTTGAGCAGCTGTGTATTAACTATGCAAACGAGCATTTACAGTATTACTTCAATCTG CACGTGTTCAAATACGAACAAAAAGAATACAAACGCGAGGGAATTAAATGGACTGATATAGAATTTCTAGACAATTACGGTTGCTTGCAGCTGTTTGAATCGAAACCTTCCGGTTTGTTGTGTATACTGGACGATCTGTGCAA tTTTCCCGGTGCCACGAACGAAACGTTGCTGCAAAAGTTCAACAGTGTTCACAAGGATAACGCATTTTACGAAAAGCCACAGCGCAAAGAGAACGCATTTATTATAAAGCATTACGCGGGCAAGGTGAAATATCAG GTCGCCGAAATGCGTGAAAAGAATCTCGATCTAATGCGGCAGGATATTGTGAGCGTGTTGAAAAACTCGAGCATGGCGTTTGTTCGCGAGCTGGTCGGTGCCGACCCGGTGGCCGTATTCAGGTGGGCCATTTTACGGGCCTTTTTTCGCGGCTATTTCGCATTCCGGTCGGCCGGAATTAAGCATCGCAAGGAGCGGGCTGACATGTCGTACAACAAGCTGGCCACCAAGACGCGATACCGTGCGCCGAACGATAGTATCGTGAG GAAGCTTTTCTGTGCACGGCGTCCGGTTCGGGATGCTGGTATGCTGGACCGGTACCGCAACTATTCGACAAAGTCGGCCACGGCCAAAGGGGGCCAGAGGGAGCGCCGCAAAAATTGGCC CAAACGCATCAGTAACGCCATGAGCGATATTACATCGGGCCATAGTAACAATCAGGCCTGCTCGCCCAACAGCAATCTCGCCTACCACCGGCAGTCCCTTGGAAATGCTGGATATGGTGCGGCCGGTGCTGCTTCACCGGGCGCAACCGGTGGAACACCTCGCCGGTCTTGGTCGAGTTTTGcgttcaacaacaaaaatttcCCCGACGGCAAACTGAACTACGAGTGCAATCAACAGCAAGATCAAACGCCCCAGTACCACTCAAAACACCTGCAATCGACGGCCGCTTCGTCATCGTCCATCTATGGCAGTGGTGGAGGTGGCAAATCATCGGCCAATGCAAATTCTTCCGCGAGCGGTGCTCCGAACAGCGGAGGAGTAACTGGTACTGGCAGTGGCAAAGGATACGGACTGGGATCGGCAGCGGCGCGTAATCGTTTCGAACGTTCCGGCCAGGATGTAATGGCCCGGGCATCTCAAATCGTAAT gaaaaacaaatccttTCGTCCACGGGAGCGACCGAAAAAGGGACTAAAGAATCTTCAGTCGGTAAAAACGCTTTCAGCTGGCCAGAATCTGTCGAATCAAACCTCTGCTATCAAAACACGTAAACAGCCACTTACTGTGACCGCCCAGTTCCAGAACTCTCTGATCGCGTTGATGGAAACCTTAAATCAG GCAAACCCATTCTTCATTCGATGTATCAAATCGAATCCGAATAAAATACCGAACCAGTTTGACGATGCCACCGTTACGCGACAG CTTCGCTACACGGGCATGCTGGAGACGGTCCGCATTCGTCGGGCTGGTTACAATGTACGTCTGACGTACGAAGAGTTCATTCAGCTGTACCGCATCCTGCTACCGAAGGGCTTGGTCAGCTCCCAGAAAGATGTGCGGGACTTCATGAGTACGATGGATCTGAACAAGCAGCACTACCAGCTCGGGCTGACCAAGATCTACATGCGCGAGTCGCAGAAGATGCGGCTGGACATCTCGCTGCACACAAAGATCATCGACAGCATTATCTGCATTCAGCGCTGGTTCCGGGCGATTTTGCAGCGGAAAAAGTACTGCCAGTACCGGAACGCGGCCTGCACTATCCAGTCCTACTGGCGCGACTATCTGCGCGAGAAGCAGGAGAAGTTTACGCGCAAAATACGCAACCACGCGGCTACGGTGATCCAGGCGACCTGGCGTGGCTACACGGTACGCAAGTGGTACAGCAAGCTAAAGACGGGCGTGCTGATCATTCAGGCGCGCATCCGTGGCAATCAGGCACGATCGCGCTTCAAGGAGCTGTTGAGCAAAAAGTTGCAGCGAGAGCGGGCCAAGCTACGCTCCACTCAAAGCCTGCCCGTAGAGCGACCGATCGGAACGACAGCTGCTGGCGGATCGTAcggtggaggtggaggaggagcaggaggaggagggtcTACGTATCCCGAGATTGTGCATGCGATCGAGCATCGGAAGAAGCCGATCCCGGCAGTGGGACGCAGCTTCGAGACGGCCATTGATATAGTGAACAAAAATCGGGCACTGTTCGCTGACGACAGCATGTCCGCGGACTTTATCGACGatgacgaggacgaggaggaagaggaggaggaagagacCACGGGCAGCCGACAGGCGACGATCACTGCGACATGcggcgaggaggaggaagatgaGGAGGACGATGAGGAGGGTTACGAGGATCTTGGTTTGGTGGACGATCCGCAGTACATGGCGAATAACCGATCGGCCCTGATGCATCCCGTTAAGACGGCTGCCCCTGTCACAACGTCACCGACGGTAAATAGCGCACTATTAGATAGGAATGAAAAGTACATCAAAAGTCTGGTCATAtccggaggaggaggaggaggtgccACTGCTTCCTCTTCGCCGTCGGCAGGAGGCGGCGGTGGAGGGAACGCTTCCAGTGTCGGCAGCAGTGTAAGCGGCGCGTACCAGAAAGCGCCGCTGCAGCGCCAAGAGGACGTGCTGGACCGGCCGCTCCGGATGTACGACATCGAGCGGGCGAGCAAGAGCACGTTCGACGATACGGAGCTGGCCAAGTATCGGTACGAGCGGGGCGGCGGTGTGAGCAGCACGGTGAAGCTGCCGGTGCGACGCGTCGATTCGGGCCCGTCGTCGGTGGCAGGCAGCGGCACGGGCAGCGGGGGATCGACCATGGGTCGGCCAGGGATTCAGCGGTTTCGCTACGGTGATACAGCGTCGTACGGCGGCAGTGGCATGATTCGAAATCAGAACCACAGCAATAATAGTTATAGTAATAGTAATGTTGAAATCGTGTTTGTAAATACCGGACTAGATAGTGTCGGGGCGCCGGCAGGATCCGGTGGTACCGGTTCCCTTTCGTCGTCCCCGGCCGCCAGGAATCTCAATCGAAACAGCATTAGCAGCGGAACGCTTACCCAAACGCAAGTACCACCGTCGCTAGCGAGCAGTATGCGGCGGGACTCGTTGCCGCTGAGCCATCACCTGGGCACGCGCACGCCGGGAGACGAAATTAACTCCAACTATCATAtgcatcagcaacaacaacagttgcagcaacaacatcagcagcaacagcagcagcagcagcagcagcagcagcagcagcatcaacatcaacagcagccgcTATCGCCATCTTCCTCTTCCGTCGCTTCGCACCACCAGCAGAGTCAAACAGGCTCCCCAATGTCCCACTCGCCTCAGTCGCTGCCGTTGGTCGGCTCGGCAGGTCACATCGGAAACTATCAGAATCTGCAGTTCCCGCCGACCTCCAactaccaccagcaccatcaccatcaccagcagtcGGTGTACAACAATAATGCGCAGCCCGTCAGCACGGGTGCCAAAATGGTCACCTCGACTCCTTACGGCGCCGCCGGCAGCAACAGTTCGTACGCGACGGGAGCCTCGGCCTCCGCCAGCAGCCAGCGCGTATCGGCAGCCTATCCGGACGATTTCGCACAAAACTATTACaccacgacgaccacgacACCGAAGGGTAAGGCGGCCGCACTGCTAGGCACGGCCAAATCGGAGGACAGCGCGGTAACGAACGCTGGCCTCGGCCAGTCGAAGTATCCGCTGGATCGAGCGACGCTCGCCAAAGCGGACAGCAGCGATATGGTGCTGTCGGCTGGCAACAAATCAGCGATCAATCAAGGCGCCGGCAACGCTAGCGGCAGgcgcatcaagtcgacgaatCTCAGTGAGGAGCAGCTGGTCGGTAGTTCGGGTTCCTCCGTCAGCTACCATCCCGGCACGGGGCTGACACGGCGCGGTCCCGTCGGCACGAGTGCGAGCGGCGGTAGTGGCAACACGAGCAGTACCGGTGTCGCCGGCGATACGCTCAAGCGCCGCAACTCGGACCCGACCAACAAAATCCCGCTGCTGGAGGTGAACCGGGGCAACGACATGTACCAGTCGAGCACGCGCATCAACATCGCCGGCCACCAGTTCCGGAAGGTGCAGCGTATCAACAAGGCGGAACGGTGCGCCTGCTGCCAGGAGATTGATTCGTTCGTGAACGAAGGCTACCGGTGTCTCGACTGCAAGGTGCTGGTGCACACCAAGTGCATTCAGAACGGGGGCATCAAATCGCTGCAGTGTGCGGTGGCCAAGCGCTCGAAGCGCATTCGCACGGGCGGTgccggtggcggcagcggcgggcTCGGCGGGTCGTCGAGCAAGCACGATAAGCATCACCCGATCGGGGGCGGCAGCGCCAGCGGTCAGAAGATTTCGTCCACGCGCGAATACACCGACTCGACCGACAAGATTATCAGCGATGCCAAAGAGCTGCAGCTAATGCAGGACTTCATCACGCAGAAGATCTGCAAGATGGAGAGCGACTGCGAGAAACCGTCGGAGGTGGACCGGGTGTTCAAGCAGGCGTTGCGCGAGTTCAAGGACAACCTGGTCGCCCAGTACAGTGTGGCGCATCGGCAGAACTCGGACGTGCTGAACATCAAGTACCGGGATCTGATCGCCAACTTCGAGCAGGTGATCGAGACGACGTCCGGCCGCAAGAACGACTTTCCGCTGACGATGGGCGTAAACGCGTTCCGCGGGTTTATGAACGAGTTTATGAACTCGCGCGAAACGGAAAAACCGAAAACGAAGCGAAAAAAGGATAAGAAGCGGAAACACGACGATCATACCACGTTCAACG GACATACATTCCAGTTAACGATACTCAACATTGCGACGGCATGTGAAATTTGCCAACAGTTTCTCCTGTGGCCAATTGAGCGAGGACTG GTGTGCCAAAATTGCAAACTTACCTGCCACAAAAAGTGCTACCAAAAGTCGGCATCCTGCAACAAGATCGCCAACGcggacccgaactcgctgctgGGCGCCGGTGGCAGTGGTTCGGCCGTGGTGGCCGGCGGCTGCGGCCCGGACGGTCAACCGCTGTACGGTGGTGGCATACCGACGAAGCTGTTCGGTGTGCCGCTGACGGCCCTCTGTGGCAACAGCAGCGACGGGGTGAAGATACCGGCCCAGATCAACAAGCTGATCATGATGATCGAAATGCACGGTCTGTACTCGGAGGGCATCTACCGGAAGAGCGGCGTCAGCTCGAAGATCAAGGACCTGAAGGCGAAGATGGACCGGGCAGTGACGAGCGCcgatggcggcggcggcgagaTGGACTTCGAGTCGTACAACGTGCACGTGCTGACGAACGTGCTGAAGTCGTTCCTGCGCGAGATGCCCGAACCGCTGCTGACGTTCGATCGGTATGACGATTTTCTGCGTGCCGCCGATCTGTCCGACGGTAGCGATCGCGTCCAGACGCTGCTGTCGCTGGTGAAGAAAATACCGCCCGCCCATCACTGTCTGTTCGAGCGGTTAATCTTTCACCTGGCGCTGGTGGCGAAGCTGGAACAGTACAACCGCATGTCGGCCAGCTCGCTGGCGATCGTGTTTGCGCCGTGCGTGCTGCGCACGAACCGGTACGTGCCGGCGCAGGACAGCCTGAACGACATCGGACGCCAGACGAAGTGCATGGAAACGCTCATCACGCAGAAGATGCTGAACGTGAAGAGCACGCTGGCGGACATCGACACGCTCGACACGGCGGCGCACACGGCGACGGCCCGGCTCAGCACGCTGCGCAGCAGCAAGGTGTTTACGCAGGAGGAGATGGCGAATGCGCGCGGCGGCAGTGGCATAGCGGTGGGCGGGCTGCTCGAAACCGAAACGGAGGAGATGCTGCTGGAGGGCCACATACAGGAGATCCGGAAGGAGAAGGCCCTGCTAACGTCAACGCTGCCGAGCTTGGCGCGCGCCAGCTCGGACGACGATCTGCTCTCGACCGATCTGGACGGCGAGGGCGGCAGCCTGGACGATCTAAGCAACAGCAAGGAGAAAGACCTGGACGTgagcagcggtggtggtggtggcggcggtggaggaggaggaggaggaggaagtaGCAACATGATTAGTGACAGTGGCATCTCGATTCGCTACCAGGCACCCTCGGATCACGGAGGTAGTAGTAATGTTAGTCTTAATAATGACGTCCCGATGGCTGTGAGTTATTCGTTACGTGATCAGAGTGGAGCGGGCGgtgcaggtggtggtggtggtggtggtgcctcCGCCGCCGGGATGGAGTACTTCCACAAGATGGGTCCTTCGTCCGGTGCGAGTTCGGCACCCGGCGTGAAGACGAAGTCTCTCTCCCACCAAACGCTGCTCGAGCGGGAAGCCTTCCTCCGGGGCAGCGGTTCCACCTCTGTCTCCTCGCCGCAGTCCCCGACGGCCGCAACATCGGTCACGGCGTCCTCCAccccgtcgtcgtcggcaTCAGCCCCATCGATGATGAAGTCGCAGCAGCAGAATGGAAACGGCGCCAACGGTAGTACCGGTGGTGCCTCCGCGGGAGGCGCGAGCGCAGCTGGCAGCGGTACGGGCGGCGGCGGACCGGGTAGCGGTGGTTCGATAGCATCGACGGCCACCAACAGTGGTGCTGCTGGCAAGCGTGCCAGCGACATCAATCTGAGCCACTCGATGATAACGCTCGCGACGACGTCCCACAGCCTGGGCGGCAGTACGacgagcaacagcagcagcagcggcgtcgGTGGCAGCTCCGGCAGTACCGGCAGCGGTAGCGACCTGCAGCGACAAAAGCCCATCAGCCGGAGCGTCTCCGGTGGTTACGAGGTGAGCCACCATGGCTCGACCGTGTCGGGCTCGGGGTCCGGTTCGACGCACGCATCGACCAACCACCGGATACTGATACAGGCGTCGTCAGCGCTACCGATCACGCCCGGTGCCACCATCGCTGCCTCCCCGTCCGGGTCCGGCTCCGGTGCTACGTCCACGTCCGCCTCCAGTTCTTCCATCAACTCCGCGAACCTGCACGCGAAAGACAATAATGGGATGGGCAAGGACGGCCTGTCATCGAGCGGTGGCAattcctccaccaccaccaccaccaaactgGTGTCTCGCCGGATGTCCGCCGGCACTAACAAACGGTCTGGCGGGGGTGCTGGTCCTTCCGGCGGTTCGAACAGTGCTGCCGGTGGACCAGGCCCGCCTGCCGGTGACGATGAACCGATCATGGTTTGA